GCAGCTCCCGACCGGTCCATTCTCCCGGATTACTTTCGGCGACACCTCTGCAGTGCGTCCGGTCTGGTCGCCGGATGGTCGCGAGGTGTTCTACATCAGCGATCGCGCGGGCTCGGGCGTCGGGGCGCCCTACGCTCACCGGGCGGACGGGACGGGAGCCGCGCGTCCGCTGGTTCGGACCAAGCTCGAGATCGGCCAGGTCGTGCCCTCGCGGGATGGCCGCTGGCTGGTTCTCCGAACCTCGGCGACGTCGGCCGGAGGTGACCTCCTGGGAGTCAAGAACGGGGACACGACCATGGCCCCCCTGGTCGCGACGCCCGCCGTGGAGTTCTACCCGGCGCTCTCGCCTGACGGACACTGGCTGGCGTACGCCTCGAACGAATCGGGAACGATGGAGATCTACGTCCGCCCGTTCCCCGAGACGTCGACAGCCAAGTGGCAGGTGTCCACCGCCGGCGGGGCCGAGCCGGTCTGGGCCAACAGCGGGCGCGAGCTGTTCTACATCAACGGGAAGAGCGAGCTGGTGGCGGCGGAGATCCGGCCGGCGGCTCCCTTCTCGGTCGGTGAGCAGCACGTGCTCTTCTCGATGGCGCCGTTCGTACGCTTCGGCTCGTATCCCTCCTACGCCGTCACGCCGGACGATCGCCGGTTCCTCATGGTGCGAGAAGGGGACGCGTCCCAGCAGGGCGAGCTGGTGTTTGCGGAGCATTGGCTGCAGGACTTGAGGACGCGGGCGCCCAAGTGATCCGTAAACACACCCCTGAGGTCGTTATGATCCGAACTTTTGCTATCGCGGCCGCGCTGTTTCAGCTCGCAGCCACCGCGGCCGCGCAGAGCTCGCCGGCCGGCGCACCGTCCAACCCGGAGCGCATGTCCCGCGACACTCCCAGGACCACCACCGAGGGCAACACCTTCGTCGCCCCCACAGGTTGGACCGTGGTCGTGCGTGGGAGCGCCACCGTGCTCCAGACGCCCGAAGACGGCTCGGCGATCGCGCTGGTGGACGTGCACGCGCCGAGCGCCGACTCGGCGGTCGCCCTGGCCTGGCGCGCCTACAAGCCGGATGCTGCATGGCCGCTCAAGGTGGTCAACGGGATGGCCGACAAGGACGGATGGACCGATCGCCGCGCCTACACCTACCAGACGTCACCCAACGAGAAGCGTGACGTGGGGGTCAATGCCCAGCGCGCCGGCGGCGTCTGGTCGGTCGCGATCTACGATATGGGCCAGGACGTCGGCGAGAAGCGTCTCGCCCAGGTCTCCCTGATCATGGGCGATCTGCTGCCTAAGGGATACACCCGCGAGTCGTTCGCCGGAAAGAAGGCCCAGCGGCTGACCCAGGCACGAGTGGCCGAGCTGGGCAGGTTCATCGAGACCGCGATGAAGGAGACCGGTGTGCCCGGCGTCGGACTCGGCTTGATCGAGGACGGGAAGGTGATCTTCGCCGGTGGCTACGGCGTGCGGGAGCTGGGTGGGACGGCGAAGGTGGACGGCAACACCCGCTTCATGATCGCGTCCAACACCAAGGCGATGACCACGCTCATGCTGGCCAAGCTGGTGGACGAGCGGAAGCTGACGTGGGACACGCCGGTCACGACTCTGCTGCCGTCGTTCCGCCTGGGCGATTCCGCCACCACCAGCCAGGTCCGGGTCAAGCACCTGATCTGCGCCTGCACCGGGCTCCCCCGGCAGGACTTCGAGTGGCTGTTCCAGTTCCAGGGCCTCACCCCCGAACGCGCGCTCGGCACCCTCGCCGGCATGCAGCCGACCAGCCGCTTCGGGGAGATGTTCCAGTACTCGAACCCCCTGGCCGGCGCGGCCGGCTTCATCGGGGGACACGTGCTCTATCCCGATCTCGAGCTCGGCGCGGCCTACGACAGCGCCATGCGAACCCGCGTGTTCGGTCCGCTGGGGATGCGGGCCACCACGTTCGATTACGCCGCCGCGCTCCATGGCGACCACGCGATGCCCCATTCACCTGACGTGGACGGCCGCCAGTCCGAGGCGGGGATGGAGGTCAACTACGCCATCATCCCGCTCCGTCCGGCCGGAGCCGCGTGGAGCAACGTGCACGATATGCTGGCCTACGTCGGCATGGAGTTGGCCACGGGCACCCTGCCCGGCGGCAAGCGCTACGTCTCGCGCGATGCGCTGCTGGCCCGCCGCGCCCCACAGGTCCCGCTGGGGAAGGACGCGAGCTACGGCATGGGCCTGATGGTGGACCGGCAGTACGAGGTCGAGGTTGTCCACCACGGCGGCGACATGGTCGGCTTCCACAGCGACATGATGTGGCTGCCGGGGCACGGCGTCGGCGCGGTAGTGCTGACCAACGGCGATCCCGGCTGGATCGTGCGGGACCAGTTCCGCCGCAAGCTGCTCGAGGTCCTGTTCGACGGGCGGCCCGAGGCGGACAAGCTGGTCGCCGCGCGAGCCAAGACGTTCTACGAGCAGCTCGCCGCCGAGCGGAAGCTGCTCACCATCCCCGCGGAGGCGGCCGACGCCGGCAAGCTCGCCGGCCGGTACCACAACGAGGCGCTGGGCGATATCGTGGTGACCCGCGACGGGGGGAAGACCGTCTTCGACTTCGGCGAGTGGCAGAGCGAGGTGGCGTCACGCAGGAACCCGGACGGCACGGTCTCGTTCCTCACCACCGCGCCTGGGCTCGAAGGGTTCGAGTTCGTCGTTGGGGCCGGCGCGAGGCGCACCCTGATCACCCGCGACTCGCAGCACGAGTACGTGTTCACCGAGAGCTGAACGCAGCCTCTGCAACCTCGGATGCGCTCACTGCTCCAACACCTGGGCAGTGGATAGCCCGGCATACTTCTCGATCACCAGATTGATGGCCTGGCTGGGCAGCGGCCGGAACGGTCCCACCCAGTAGCCGCGGCCGAAGTTCTGGACGACCAGAAAGAAATTGAGGCCCTGGACGCAAGGCGATTGCCCCGCCGGAATCTCGAAGGCGTCGGACCCCGTCACTCCGACGGTGCCCAGCCAACGGGCATCCCGGTCACCGCACATCAGGTACACGTCGACCGGGCTTCGATTGTGGCTGCGAACCCACACCGGTGTGGAGACCGGCTCGACGTGTCCGGGGGCAAGGGCGCATCCCAGCGATAGACACGTCGCCAACGCACCGAAGGCTTTCACCTGTTCCTCCTCTTCCTGGGCCTGTACGCGAATGAGCGCGGCCTCTCTGCCGCGACCTCCCGCCAGCCTACGGCACAGGTGTTCCATGGGCGTGATCTGAGTGTGATTTGGGCGAATCATCTCCGTTGCCGCTCCGGAAACGGCGGGTTACGTTGGATCCGATCGCCCGCATCGGGCTCCGCACCCACGTTCTGGTGGCGAGCTGGCCGCATGCCTGACGGCGGCGCAATCGAGCTCCGACTCCTCGGCAGTGTCTCCGTACGAGGAAGCCCCGGCGCGATTCCCTCCTCGCCCTCTTCTGGCCGGAGGTCGATCAGGAGCACGCCCGCACCTCCTTGCGGAAGGCCCTGCACTTTCTGCGACAGCAGCTCGGCGCCGACCAGATCACCTCGTCGCTACCCGCCCTGGAGGCCTTCATCGAAGGGGAGCGCGAGTTCAGAGCTAATCGGAGGGGGCCCGCGAGCGAAGCCTTTCAGTGGGCCGCCGAGCTGGACAGCAGCTTCGCCCTGGCCTGGTATCGCCTGGCCATGCTCGCGCCGACCTCGGCGCAGGCTCGCGATCTCCTGGCTCGGGCACTGCGCCACAGCGGTCGGTTGGGGGAGCACCAGCGCAGGCTGATCGAAGCGAAGCTCGCGTTCGTTCGTGGGCAGCACAAGCTGGCGGAGCAGCTCTACCGCCATATCCTGGCCGATCACCCAGATGATATCGAGGCCTGGGACATCCTCGGATGCATCATCTTCACTAAGGGCCAACTACTCGGACTCGCGTGGATCGACGCGCGGGAGCCAGACGAGCGCACACTCCGGCTCGACCCGCAGAGCGCCGGAGCGCTCTTCATGCTCGCGTTCATCGCGGCACGCGAGGGAAGACGCGTCGACCTCGACTCCTTGACCGAGCGCCTTCTCCGGCTCGAGCCAGCCTCCGAGTTCGCCGGCGATCTTCGCGGGCAGCGCGCCATTGTGTTGGGAGACAGCGCCGGGCTGGAGCGGTTCGTGGCCGACCTGAGGAGCCGCCCGGATCCCCGAGCGCAGCGGGGTGCCGGCCTGGTGACGCATACGACGATGAACCTGGCGGTGGGGCGGCGTCTCTGGAGCCTGATCGCCGCACCGTCCCGCTCGCCGGGGTTCCGGGCGCTGGCACACGTGATCCTGGCCAAGATCGAGCTGACCAACGGGCGGGAGCGTGCAGCGAAAGCGGAGCTCGAACGCGCGATGGCCCTGGATGCCCTCTCGGCATTCGAGCACCGCGTCTACTATGCCTTGATACCGTATCTCGACACCCCTCGGCGCGAGCTGCTGGCGCTCCGCGACTCCCTGGCACGATGGCCTGTGGGCAAGGTGCCTGCCGGTGGGGATGGACTCGCCGACCTGCATCGTTCGGTTCACCCATACCTGAGGCTCTACCTGCTCGGACTGCTGAGCGCGCGGGTCGGGGACGAGGGGCTGGCCCGGCGCTATGCCAGAATGCTCGAGCAGGTGGACAGCTCGGCGCCCGAGGGGGTGTTCACCCATGATCTGGCGCCGCTGGTGCTCCGAAATAGCCCGAGCGGGGGGCCGCGTACCGGAGGCCCTGGCCACGTTGGAACAGGCCAGCTTCTGGACCAGGCATTCTGCCAGCGATGAGTCCGGAGACTCGCCGGTCACTATCCGCATGCACGAGCGTTGGGCTCGCGCCGAGCTGCTGTACCAGCTCAAACGCTACGACGAGGCGCTCACCTGGTACCGTACGTTTATCTATGACTTCGTCTCCACCGGCCCCGCCCACTTCCGAACTGCCCAGATCGCGGAGATCCGGGGCGAACGTCAGACGGCCATCGACCACTACACCAGGTTCATCGAGCTCTGGCGCGACTGTGATCCTGCGGTCCTGCCAATGCGACAGGAGGCGGAGTCTGCCCTGGCGCGGCTGCGCGCCCGGCTCGCACCCGGCGAGGCAGCCAGGGTCGGGCGAGGAACGCCTTTCGGCCTTGCCCGCCGATAGTCTGGCGATACATTCGGGAGTGAGCCGAGACCCCGATTCCGCGCCCTCCGGCTGTTCCAACATCGTTCCCAGTCCGCGCGTGCTCATCCTGTGCGTCGAGCGGGACCCCCATATTCGCGAGCTGGAGACCTACTTCCTCGATCAGGCGGGGTTCGTCGTTCATTTCGCCGAGGACGGCGCACAGGCCCTGGAGCTCGCCCGATCGCTCAAACCGGCCATCGTCATCACCGAAATCCTGGTCCCTGGGCTGGACGGGCTCGCGCTCTGCCAGCGGCTCAAGACCACCCCTGAGACCAGGAATATCCCCGTCGTCATCTTCAGCCTCCTGGCGGCCGAAGCCCGAGCCCGCGAGGCAGGCGCGGAGGCCTTTCTCAGGAAGCCGCTCGCCGAGCACCGGCTGGTGCAGGTGACCAAGGACCTCCTCGGCCGCTCGAAGCCCGCGGCAGCTTCGGGATCGGCATGACCGGCGACGGCATGCGCCGGGTGAGCACCGGCAACGCGGGGGCGGACTCGATTCTGGGCGGCGGGTTCATCGCCAATTCGGTGAACATCATCATGGGCGCGCCCGGCACGGGCAAGACCCTGTTCGCCCAGCAGCTCGCGATGCACAATGCGGACCCGGAGCGGCCGGTCCTGTACCTCACGACGCTGTCGGAGCCGCTGCCCAAAGTGGTGACCTACCTGCAGCAGCTCGGCTTCTACGACGAGCGCAAGATCGGCACGGCGGTCCGCTACGAGGACCTGGGCGAGGCCCTGGCGGAGCATGGTGTCAGCGCGATGGTCTCGCGCCTGCGCGACGCGATCAAGCAGCTCTCCCCCAGCATCATCATCGTCGACTCGTTCAAGGTGGTCCACGATCTCTCGACCTCGCCCGGCGAGCTCAGGCGGTCCCTGTCCGACGTCTCCGGGCTCCTGACCGCCTACGATACCACCACGTTTCTCCTGGGCGAGTACACCGAGGAGGAGGTCGTCCGCTACCCGGAGTTCGCCGTGGCGGACGGGATCGTCGAGTTCGCCCGGCGCAAGCGGAGCAGCAGCGATGAGCGCTATGTGCGGGTCTCCAAGCTTCGTGGCGCCTCCTACAGTGAGGGCCTCCACGGATTCCGGATCAGCAGGGGTGGGCTGGAGTTCTTTCCCCGCCTGGTGTCACCGGAATTTCACCGAAGCTACAGCCTCTCCGCCGAGCGGATCTCGACCGGGATCGCGGGCCTGGATACGATGCTCGGCGGAGGCCCCTGGCGGGGAAGCTGCATGCTGGTGGCGGGGCCGACTGGCGCGGGGAAGACCACGACCGCCATCCAGTTCTGCCTCGAGGGCGTCCGCCGGGGCGAGCCCATTCTCTACCTGAACTTCCAGGAGAACCCGACCCAACTGGCGCGGCTCATCCAATCGCTCGGCGGCTTCGCCGCGAGCGCCGCGGGGCTGTGGCACGCGATGTACGCCTCTCCGGTCGAGCTCCAGATCGACAGCCTGATCGGGCACGCGTTCGTGCAGATCCAGGAGGCGGGCATACGCCGCGTGGTGGTGGACGGGATCGCTGACCTTCTCGGCGCCTCGGGCGATTCACAACGGGTGCACGACTACATCTACGCGTTCACCCAGCACCTCGCGCGGAGCGAAGTGACGTCGCTCCTCACCATGGAGACCGGCATGGGCGTGCGCGGCCGCGCCGGTAGCCTGACGGAGCAGTTCCACTTCAGTGCCCTCACCGACTGCATCGTGCTGTTGGACGTCGAGGCCACGGACCGCCTGCACCGGACGGTGTGCGTGCTCAAGGCGCGCGGCACCGCCCACGACCTGACGATCCGGGAGATGGACATCACCCCGGACGGAATTCGGATCGCTTGAGCATGGCCCAGCCTTCACTGCCCCTGCTGCAGGGCGAGCCCGCCGACCTCCTCCGGGCCCTGACCCAGATCAGCCACGCGGTGAGTAACGCGGTCTCGCTGGAGCCGATCATGCAGCTCGCGGCCGAGCAGGCCGCCGTCCTGCTCGGCGCCGACCGATCCGTGCTCCTGCTCACCGATGACGCTGGGGGGCTTCGTCTCCGGGCATGGTACGGGCTGGAGCGCGCCGAGCCGGCGTCGCTACCGGGGCCACTCAACGAGACGCTGATCGCGCAACTGGCCCCGGTGCTGGGCGAGCCCTCCCCGGAGACCGTGCTGGCGGTGCCCCTCGTCGTTCGCGGCCGGGTGACGGGGCTCATCGCCACTGTGCTCGACCCGCGGGTGGAGTCGTCCGCACCGGCCGAGGTCATCCTGACGGCGCTGGCCGATCAGATGGCGGCGCCGCTGGAGAACGCGCGGATGGCCGAGGAGGTGCGGCAGGCGCAGCTTCTGCTCGAGAATGCCCGCTTGCAGGATGCGGAGCGCGTGGCCAGGCAGGCGGCGGACGAAGGGCGGGACGTGCTGCAGGCGTTGCTGGAATACATCCCCGAGGGCATTACCATCGCCGACGCCCCGGATGCCCGGATCCGGCTGGTGAGCCGCTTCGGCCTGGACTTGCTGGGGCGGCCCTGGCACGAGGTCCACGGCCTCTCCGCTGAGCAGCAGGCGTCCCTGGTGCCCATGTGCCGCCCCGACGCGGCCCACCCGGCTCCGGCCGAGGAGCTTCCGCTGGTACGCGCCATCCGGGGAGGGGTGGTGCGGGGGGAGGAATGGCTCCTCTGCCGTCCCGACAACTCTCGCGTGCCGCTCCTGTGCGACGCGGGCCCGATCCGCGACCAGGCGGGGACCATCACCGGCGGCATCATGGCCTGGCGCGAGATCAGCGCGCACAAGCGGATGCAGCAGCAACTGGCGCAGGTCCAGCGGTTGCAGGCGGTGGGCAAGCTGACCGGTGGCGTCGCCCACGAAGTGAACAACATGATGACCGTGGTGATCGGGTTCGGCCGGTACGTCCTGCAGAAGCTCGCGCCGGAGCATCCCCGGCGGAACGACGTCGAGCAGATGGTCCGGGCCGCCAGCCGGGCCGCGGGGATGACGAAGCAGCTCCTCGCGTTCAGCCGGCAGCAGGTGCTCCGGCCGTCAGTGATCTCGCTGGAGCAGCTGGTCGAGCAGCTCGCGCCGCTGCTCCGGCAGCTCGTCGGCGCCGACAAGCGGCTCGAGCTCCGGCTCTCGCCGGAGCCGCTGCACGTCCTGGCCGACCCCAGCCAGCTGGAGCAGGTCCTGATCAACCTGGTGGCCAACGCACGGGACGCGATGGGTGCCGAGGGGCAGGTCACCATCGAGACCCGCGAGAGGCTGCTGGACCAGAGCTCCGCCGCCGCGCACCCGGAGGCGACGATGCCGCCGGGCAGGTATGCGGTCGTCCTGGTCACCGACACCGGGGCCGGCATGGACCCGAGCACCCAAAGCCGTGCATTCGAGCCGTTTTATACCACCAAACCGGTGGGCGAGGGTACCGGGCTCGGCCTCGCGATGGTGTACGGCATCATCAAGCAATCCGGGGGCTACATCTGGCTGGACAGCGAGTTGGGGCGGGGCACCACGGTCGAGGTCTACTTCCCGCTCAAGAGCCCGGGCGAGCGCGCGCCGCCGGCTCGGGACCCTCACCCGGCGCGAGGCGGGCACGAGACCATTCTGGTGGTGGAAGACGAGCCCATGGTCCGCCACTTCGCCCGGCGGAGTCTGCAGGCACTCGGCTATCGCGTGCTGGATGCGGAGTCGGCCAGGGAAGCGCTGGCGATCGTCGAGCAGGCCTCCCCGCCGGTGGATCTGATCCTCTCCGACGTGGTGATGCCGGGGCTGGGTGCCAAGGCGATGGTCGAGCAGGTTGTCCGCCTGCAGCCCACGATGCAGGTCCTGTACATGTCGGGATACCCGGGCGACGACGTCGTGCGCCGGGGCCTGCTCAGCCCCGACGCGCCGTTTCTGCAGAAGCCGTTCACGCCTGAGGACCTCAGCCGCAGCATCCGGAGCCTGCTGGACCGCGCCCGGGAGTCCCGCTGAGCGCAGCGAGCGGCCATACCCCAGGCACCGTCTCGTTCCTCACCACCGCGCCTGGGCTCCAAGGATTCGAGACCGAGGACTGACCGCGAGCCTGTGCCCTCCGCCGCGGAAGCGTACTCGAAGCCACCAATCTCGCACATCCGAAGAGGCCACCGCCTGAGCGTTCCCCTCGAGATCCCGGTGATTCAAGTCGCCGGCGTCCGCGACCGCGCCGAGGCCGCCCTGCTCCAGGAGTGCGGCATCCACTATCTCGGCTTTCCGCTCCGGCTGCCGGTGAACCGGGAGGACCTCACCGAGGCGGAGGCCGCAGCGATCATCTGCTCGATCCGGCCGCCCGCGCGTGGGGTCCTCATCACTTACCTCGACCGGGCGGAGGCGATCGCCGACTTCTGCCGTAGCATGGGCGCGAGGGTGGTGCAGCTACACGGCGACGTCCCGGCGCCGGAGCTGGCGCGCCTGCGCGAGCTGGACTCGGAACTCACGATCGTCAAGAGCCTGGTGGTCGGGCGCCATCCCGTCACGGTGCTCGAGCGACTCGCCCTGGAGCTCGCGCCGCTGGTGGACGGATTCCTCACCGACACCTACGCGCCCGAGACCGGCGCGTCGGGCGCCACCGGGCGTACGCACGACTGGGCGGTGAGCCGCCGGCTGGTGGAGCTGTCCCCGCGGCCGGTGATCCTCGCCGGCGGACTCACGCCGGCCAACGTGCGGGAGGCGATCGCGGCGGTGCGCCCGGCCGGCGTGGACGTGCACACCGGCGTCGAAGACGCGAGCGGGCGGAAGGACCGGACCAAGCTGCTGGGGTTCGTGGCGGAGGCGAGAGCGGGGTTTGCCCGCGCACCCTGGAGCGCTCCTGGGCGGAGAGGCTAGGGAGAGCTTGCCCGTCCGTCGTTCATCTCAGTGGCGCCCAGGTGGTGATCGGGGGCACGGGCCGGTTCGAGGGTGCGGTTTCGGTGGTGACGGTGAGCGGAGGCTTCGAGATGAGCGGAACGATCATCTACTGACCAGTCCAGCAGGAGAAAGCTCTGTACCAGGGCAGGGCCTCCGTGTAACGCCCGAGATGGGCCTTTCGCCTGTGTCTATTAGGTCAGCCATTAAGCCGACTAAGGTGTGCGATAATGGGCACTGGCAGCAAGCACCTATTCTGAGCAGCGTCAACCAACGCCGGCGGGTCCCTCGCCGCCGGCGCCCGCCCGCGCACCCCGCACTGCAGCGGCCAGCTCCCCAACACCCGCACGGATCAACGCCTCGGAGATCCGCCCGTACCCCAGCAGCAGCAAGGACGAATCTTCGGCCCCGTCGAGGTAGTAGTCGCTGAGCGCCGTCAGCGCGACTCCGCGCCGCCCGGCCTCGGCTCGGATCACCCGCCCCTGATCGCCAGGCTGCAGCTGGACCGTGACGTGGAGTCCCGCCCGGATCCCATGCACCCGCACCTCGGGGAGCGCTTCGGTCAGCGCCTCCACCAACACATCCCGCCGGGCCCGGTACCGCGCCCGCATCCGCCTCAAGTGCCGGTCCAGCTCGCCCCGAGTGAGAAAGTCGGCGAAGGCGTGCTGCTCGATCCGCGACACCCCGAAGTCCACTTGCCGCTGCTGCCACTGCATCGGCCCCAGCAATCGGGGCGGCACCACCAGCCAGCCCAGCCGCATCGCCGGCGCGAGCGTTTTGCTCGCGGTGCCCGCGTACACGATGCGCTCCGGATCCATTCCCTGCAGCGCCCCCACCGGGGCCCGGTCGTACCGGAACTCGGCGTCGTAATCGTCCTCGATGGCGACGGCTTGGCGCCGGCGAAGCCAGTCGAGCAGCGCCCCGCGCCGAGCGCCGGACATCACCGCGCCGGTGGGGTACTGGTGCGCCGGCGTCACCAGCACTGCGTCGACATCCGTCTGGTCCAGCGCGTCCACCCGGAGCCCTTCGCCGTCCACCGGTACCGGCACCAGCTCGAGCCCGGCGCTGGCGCAGGACACCCGAACCTCCTCGTGGGAGGGATCCTCCACCGCGACCCGCTTCGCGCCGGTCGCCACCAGTGCGTGACACAGGAGTGTTCGACCCTGGCACCAGCCACTGGTGACGAACACTCGGCCCGCGTCGGTCACCACGCCCCGCACTCGGCCCAGGTAGTCGCGGAGCGCCAGCCGCAGCACCTCGCTGCCGTGCGGATCGGTGTACCCGAAATCGGCGTTCCGCATCCCGGCGAGCGCTTCGCGGACGGAGCGGAGCCAGGCGGAGCGGGGGAAGGTGGACAGGTCGGGCGAGCCGGGCCGGAAGTCGTAGCGCGGCTCGGCGACCGGTTCGGGACGCTGAGTGGTGGGCGGCTGGCAGGGTCCCGCGCAGCCGGTGACGCGCGGCCGGGCGCCCGGGCGGAGCTCCAGGTAGCCCTCGCCGGCAAGCTGTGAGTACGCGTCGACCACGATAGGCCGCGAGATGCCGAGCTCGCGGGCCAGGTCGCGGGTGGAAGGTAGCCGGACGCCGGGGCGGAGGGTCGCGTCCCGGATCGCCTGGCGGAGCTGGTCCTCGATCTGGCGGCCGAAGGTCCGGGGGCTCTCGCGGTTGACAGCTACGAGCAGGTCGAGCGGCCGACTGGTCAAGTTTCTTGCTCCTTAACTGGATCTTCTGTCCTGACCAGTCTGCTCCTAATTTCGGTGCATGTCAAGCGCGTCCGTCTCCCTGACCCCGAGCGCAGCGAGGGGGAAGGGGCCCGACCTGCGTCATGGCCGCTTCGCTCCGCTCGGCGTGACAACCGTCATCCTCCTGTTGCTCGCGACCCCGGCCCCGGCCGCCGCGCAACGCCCCGACGCCGTCTGGCCGCTCCCCCGGCTCCAGGGTGAGATCCGGGTAGACGGCCGGAGCGACGACCCCGCTTGGCGGGCCGTCGCCCCGGTGCCTATGTCGGTGTACCTCCCGACCTACGGCGCCGCGCCCACCGAGCGCACCGATGCCCGGGTCGGCTACGACTCCGATGCCATCTACGTGATGGTGGACGCCTGGGAGGCGCACCCGGGCGGCGTGCGCGCCAGCTCCATGATCCGCGACGACGACTCGCCGGGCGACTTCGTCAACGTCCTGCTCGACACCTTCGGCGACCGGCAGACCGCGCTCAGCTT
The nucleotide sequence above comes from Gemmatimonadales bacterium. Encoded proteins:
- a CDS encoding serine hydrolase domain-containing protein, with protein sequence MIRTFAIAAALFQLAATAAAQSSPAGAPSNPERMSRDTPRTTTEGNTFVAPTGWTVVVRGSATVLQTPEDGSAIALVDVHAPSADSAVALAWRAYKPDAAWPLKVVNGMADKDGWTDRRAYTYQTSPNEKRDVGVNAQRAGGVWSVAIYDMGQDVGEKRLAQVSLIMGDLLPKGYTRESFAGKKAQRLTQARVAELGRFIETAMKETGVPGVGLGLIEDGKVIFAGGYGVRELGGTAKVDGNTRFMIASNTKAMTTLMLAKLVDERKLTWDTPVTTLLPSFRLGDSATTSQVRVKHLICACTGLPRQDFEWLFQFQGLTPERALGTLAGMQPTSRFGEMFQYSNPLAGAAGFIGGHVLYPDLELGAAYDSAMRTRVFGPLGMRATTFDYAAALHGDHAMPHSPDVDGRQSEAGMEVNYAIIPLRPAGAAWSNVHDMLAYVGMELATGTLPGGKRYVSRDALLARRAPQVPLGKDASYGMGLMVDRQYEVEVVHHGGDMVGFHSDMMWLPGHGVGAVVLTNGDPGWIVRDQFRRKLLEVLFDGRPEADKLVAARAKTFYEQLAAERKLLTIPAEAADAGKLAGRYHNEALGDIVVTRDGGKTVFDFGEWQSEVASRRNPDGTVSFLTTAPGLEGFEFVVGAGARRTLITRDSQHEYVFTES
- a CDS encoding response regulator, translating into MSRDPDSAPSGCSNIVPSPRVLILCVERDPHIRELETYFLDQAGFVVHFAEDGAQALELARSLKPAIVITEILVPGLDGLALCQRLKTTPETRNIPVVIFSLLAAEARAREAGAEAFLRKPLAEHRLVQVTKDLLGRSKPAAASGSA
- a CDS encoding ATPase domain-containing protein, translated to MTGDGMRRVSTGNAGADSILGGGFIANSVNIIMGAPGTGKTLFAQQLAMHNADPERPVLYLTTLSEPLPKVVTYLQQLGFYDERKIGTAVRYEDLGEALAEHGVSAMVSRLRDAIKQLSPSIIIVDSFKVVHDLSTSPGELRRSLSDVSGLLTAYDTTTFLLGEYTEEEVVRYPEFAVADGIVEFARRKRSSSDERYVRVSKLRGASYSEGLHGFRISRGGLEFFPRLVSPEFHRSYSLSAERISTGIAGLDTMLGGGPWRGSCMLVAGPTGAGKTTTAIQFCLEGVRRGEPILYLNFQENPTQLARLIQSLGGFAASAAGLWHAMYASPVELQIDSLIGHAFVQIQEAGIRRVVVDGIADLLGASGDSQRVHDYIYAFTQHLARSEVTSLLTMETGMGVRGRAGSLTEQFHFSALTDCIVLLDVEATDRLHRTVCVLKARGTAHDLTIREMDITPDGIRIA
- a CDS encoding ATP-binding protein — translated: MAQPSLPLLQGEPADLLRALTQISHAVSNAVSLEPIMQLAAEQAAVLLGADRSVLLLTDDAGGLRLRAWYGLERAEPASLPGPLNETLIAQLAPVLGEPSPETVLAVPLVVRGRVTGLIATVLDPRVESSAPAEVILTALADQMAAPLENARMAEEVRQAQLLLENARLQDAERVARQAADEGRDVLQALLEYIPEGITIADAPDARIRLVSRFGLDLLGRPWHEVHGLSAEQQASLVPMCRPDAAHPAPAEELPLVRAIRGGVVRGEEWLLCRPDNSRVPLLCDAGPIRDQAGTITGGIMAWREISAHKRMQQQLAQVQRLQAVGKLTGGVAHEVNNMMTVVIGFGRYVLQKLAPEHPRRNDVEQMVRAASRAAGMTKQLLAFSRQQVLRPSVISLEQLVEQLAPLLRQLVGADKRLELRLSPEPLHVLADPSQLEQVLINLVANARDAMGAEGQVTIETRERLLDQSSAAAHPEATMPPGRYAVVLVTDTGAGMDPSTQSRAFEPFYTTKPVGEGTGLGLAMVYGIIKQSGGYIWLDSELGRGTTVEVYFPLKSPGERAPPARDPHPARGGHETILVVEDEPMVRHFARRSLQALGYRVLDAESAREALAIVEQASPPVDLILSDVVMPGLGAKAMVEQVVRLQPTMQVLYMSGYPGDDVVRRGLLSPDAPFLQKPFTPEDLSRSIRSLLDRARESR
- a CDS encoding phosphoribosylanthranilate isomerase yields the protein MIQVAGVRDRAEAALLQECGIHYLGFPLRLPVNREDLTEAEAAAIICSIRPPARGVLITYLDRAEAIADFCRSMGARVVQLHGDVPAPELARLRELDSELTIVKSLVVGRHPVTVLERLALELAPLVDGFLTDTYAPETGASGATGRTHDWAVSRRLVELSPRPVILAGGLTPANVREAIAAVRPAGVDVHTGVEDASGRKDRTKLLGFVAEARAGFARAPWSAPGRRG
- a CDS encoding PLP-dependent aminotransferase family protein — encoded protein: MTSRPLDLLVAVNRESPRTFGRQIEDQLRQAIRDATLRPGVRLPSTRDLARELGISRPIVVDAYSQLAGEGYLELRPGARPRVTGCAGPCQPPTTQRPEPVAEPRYDFRPGSPDLSTFPRSAWLRSVREALAGMRNADFGYTDPHGSEVLRLALRDYLGRVRGVVTDAGRVFVTSGWCQGRTLLCHALVATGAKRVAVEDPSHEEVRVSCASAGLELVPVPVDGEGLRVDALDQTDVDAVLVTPAHQYPTGAVMSGARRGALLDWLRRRQAVAIEDDYDAEFRYDRAPVGALQGMDPERIVYAGTASKTLAPAMRLGWLVVPPRLLGPMQWQQRQVDFGVSRIEQHAFADFLTRGELDRHLRRMRARYRARRDVLVEALTEALPEVRVHGIRAGLHVTVQLQPGDQGRVIRAEAGRRGVALTALSDYYLDGAEDSSLLLLGYGRISEALIRAGVGELAAAVRGARAGAGGEGPAGVG